The Candidatus Manganitrophus noduliformans genome includes a window with the following:
- the nrfD gene encoding NrfD/PsrC family molybdoenzyme membrane anchor subunit, with protein sequence MEARKDFFLTKQKRAGEKAHWELIQKTNSDLLAPMLQTGLAYYLVVAILALLVVAGAAAWTYQIQTGIGQSGLHPPIFWGIYIASFVFWVGVSHSGTFISGVLRISKAEWRRPITRIAELMTLFSVIVAALFIFVHLGRVWRFYYLIPYPNQREIWPNFRSPLMWDAAAIFTYATSSLIYLYIPLIPDFALMRDRVTGWRRPFYRILSLGWRGTQTEWRWLGMAIRIITILIVMVMISVHSIVGFDFAVSLVPGWHSTIIPPYFVVGAIHSGMATVVMGLYLLRKTYRLHDYIRLEHFDKMGKLMLVITLLWGYFYYVERHVVWFGGIPDEMTVLDAILYGSYAPQHWVMILFNFLIPLVALSIPRFRRWPLGLLVIGVMINIAMYIERILIIVPSLAHPRLEYAWGRYFPSWVELTILVGSFAFFLLLYVLAIKFVPMISIWEEKEGILHGRHEER encoded by the coding sequence ATGGAAGCAAGAAAAGATTTCTTTTTGACAAAACAGAAGCGGGCGGGCGAGAAGGCCCATTGGGAGCTGATCCAGAAGACCAACAGCGATCTCCTCGCCCCGATGCTCCAGACCGGCCTCGCCTACTACCTGGTCGTTGCGATCCTCGCCCTGCTGGTCGTGGCGGGCGCGGCGGCCTGGACCTATCAGATCCAAACCGGGATCGGGCAGAGCGGTCTGCATCCGCCGATCTTCTGGGGGATCTACATCGCCTCGTTCGTCTTCTGGGTCGGCGTCAGCCACTCCGGCACCTTCATTTCCGGGGTGCTGCGGATTTCAAAGGCCGAATGGCGCCGTCCGATCACCCGAATCGCCGAGTTGATGACCCTCTTCTCGGTCATCGTCGCCGCCCTCTTCATCTTCGTCCACCTTGGGCGGGTCTGGCGGTTTTATTATCTGATTCCCTACCCGAACCAGCGGGAGATCTGGCCGAACTTCCGCTCGCCGCTGATGTGGGACGCCGCCGCGATCTTCACCTACGCCACCTCCAGCCTGATCTATCTCTACATCCCGCTGATTCCCGATTTCGCCCTGATGCGCGACCGGGTGACCGGCTGGAGAAGGCCGTTCTATCGCATCCTCTCGCTCGGCTGGCGCGGGACGCAGACCGAGTGGCGGTGGCTCGGGATGGCGATCCGGATCATCACGATTTTGATCGTCATGGTGATGATCTCGGTCCACTCGATCGTCGGGTTCGACTTCGCCGTTTCGCTCGTGCCGGGCTGGCACTCGACGATCATCCCCCCCTATTTCGTGGTGGGGGCGATCCACTCCGGGATGGCGACGGTGGTGATGGGGCTTTATCTTCTCCGAAAGACCTACCGGCTTCACGATTACATTCGTCTGGAGCATTTCGACAAGATGGGAAAGCTGATGCTGGTGATCACCCTGCTTTGGGGCTATTTCTATTATGTCGAGCGGCATGTGGTCTGGTTCGGCGGGATTCCGGATGAAATGACGGTGCTCGATGCCATTCTCTACGGCTCTTACGCCCCGCAGCACTGGGTGATGATTCTCTTCAACTTCCTTATTCCGCTGGTCGCCCTGAGCATTCCCCGGTTTCGGCGGTGGCCGCTCGGGCTGCTCGTCATCGGCGTGATGATCAACATCGCCATGTACATCGAGCGGATCTTGATCATCGTCCCGTCGCTGGCGCACCCGCGCCTCGAATACGCCTGGGGGCGGTATTTCCCCTCCTGGGTGGAACTGACGATCCTGGTCGGATCGTTCGCGTTTTTCCTGCTTCTTTATGTCTTGGCGATCAAGTTCGTCCCGATGATTTCGATCTGGGAAGAGAAGGAGGGGATCCTTCATGGCCGACACGAGGAGCGATGA
- a CDS encoding cytochrome ubiquinol oxidase subunit I, translated as MPEILEPLGRVNFPLIGNSLVIGLFSLLHIAFASLAVGFMILAPIFEGIDRGDRFYTEVAHGLTRFTLVTFTASLVLAVLMIELFVGLFPRTNSWMFNQFRYPIYLAVAAFFIQLFALYPYYHFWEPIRRRSPALHRALGFFAAFFVLVWVAVLDGMGSYMLTPVSAEGTWGNLLNPTWMPLVIHRFFGNFVFAGFAIAAYAGWMLGRRRGDPEGEAYYAPLLKIGFLIGLAALLIQPFTGLFYATQIRSASPEAYAQLIWGRYRWLVYLQFVLIAFLFIGSHLVLRSIRTERGRTLPGEWILFGSALLMVLFVERPTLRRLFTFALVGLSFFYLYQWREGLRAAGGDQLNRSPVRRLAIGLGIVSLLTYWTMGTIRETARRPDTVRDIISLYDEARTPSYARPGSTPDAEEIGAGGP; from the coding sequence TTGCCTGAAATTCTCGAACCGCTCGGCCGGGTGAACTTCCCCCTGATCGGCAACAGCCTGGTCATCGGACTCTTCAGCCTTTTGCACATCGCGTTCGCGAGCCTGGCGGTCGGCTTCATGATTCTCGCCCCGATCTTCGAGGGGATCGACCGGGGAGATCGCTTTTACACGGAGGTGGCCCACGGCTTGACCCGATTCACCCTCGTCACCTTCACCGCGAGCCTGGTTTTGGCGGTGCTTATGATCGAGCTCTTCGTCGGGCTCTTCCCCCGGACCAACTCCTGGATGTTCAACCAATTCCGGTATCCGATCTATCTCGCCGTCGCCGCCTTTTTCATCCAGCTCTTCGCCCTCTATCCGTACTATCATTTCTGGGAGCCGATCCGGCGGCGGAGTCCCGCGCTGCACCGCGCGCTCGGCTTTTTCGCCGCCTTTTTCGTGTTGGTCTGGGTGGCGGTTTTGGACGGCATGGGATCGTACATGCTCACGCCGGTCTCCGCCGAGGGGACCTGGGGGAACCTGTTGAATCCGACCTGGATGCCGCTGGTCATTCATCGCTTCTTCGGCAACTTCGTCTTTGCCGGGTTTGCGATCGCGGCTTACGCCGGCTGGATGCTCGGGAGGAGGCGGGGCGATCCGGAAGGGGAAGCCTACTATGCGCCTCTGTTGAAGATCGGTTTTCTGATCGGACTGGCGGCCCTGTTGATTCAGCCGTTCACCGGTCTCTTCTACGCGACGCAGATCCGGAGCGCCTCCCCGGAGGCTTATGCGCAGCTGATTTGGGGGCGCTACCGGTGGCTGGTCTATCTTCAATTCGTCCTGATCGCTTTTCTCTTCATCGGAAGCCATCTGGTTTTAAGATCGATTCGGACCGAGCGGGGGAGAACCCTCCCCGGGGAGTGGATTCTCTTCGGCAGCGCGCTTCTGATGGTCCTCTTCGTCGAGCGGCCGACCCTTCGCCGCCTCTTTACCTTTGCGCTGGTCGGACTGAGCTTTTTTTATCTCTATCAGTGGCGGGAGGGGCTGCGGGCGGCGGGAGGGGATCAGCTCAACCGATCGCCGGTCCGCCGCCTGGCGATCGGGCTCGGCATCGTCTCCCTTTTGACCTACTGGACGATGGGGACGATCCGGGAGACGGCCCGGCGGCCCGACACCGTCCGCGACATCATCTCCCTCTACGACGAGGCCCGGACGCCGAGCTATGCGCGGCCGGGTTCAACGCCGGATGCTGAAGAGATCGGAGCGGGAGGACCCTGA
- a CDS encoding quinol:electron acceptor oxidoreductase subunit ActD — protein sequence MADTRSDEEATKGRPSGDPEKRRKKVIFGLFEPKTPMRPIIDRLNEMKFPAGAVEISSTVPIMAQPVGVGWGRLHLFHVTMIAGAIGILFGILLAGGTALLYPLRTGGKPIVSPSIVGIISYEMMMLFAIVTTFVTMAVQIVRSRRAGAGYDPRIDEGYVGVSVRIDREDPRSGTVRDFFQEAGAVEVETE from the coding sequence ATGGCCGACACGAGGAGCGATGAAGAGGCAACGAAGGGGCGGCCTTCGGGCGACCCCGAGAAAAGACGAAAGAAGGTGATCTTCGGCCTCTTCGAGCCGAAGACGCCGATGCGCCCGATTATCGACCGGCTGAACGAGATGAAATTTCCGGCGGGGGCGGTCGAGATCTCCTCGACGGTTCCGATCATGGCCCAACCGGTCGGGGTCGGATGGGGGCGGCTCCATCTTTTTCATGTGACGATGATCGCGGGGGCGATCGGGATCCTCTTCGGGATCTTGCTGGCGGGGGGAACGGCGCTTCTCTACCCCCTCCGGACGGGAGGCAAGCCGATCGTCTCCCCCTCGATCGTCGGGATCATCTCCTATGAGATGATGATGCTTTTTGCCATCGTCACGACGTTTGTGACGATGGCCGTCCAGATCGTCCGGAGCCGCCGGGCCGGGGCGGGATACGATCCTCGCATCGACGAGGGGTATGTCGGCGTCTCGGTTCGGATCGACCGGGAAGATCCGAGAAGCGGGACGGTCCGGGATTTTTTTCAGGAGGCGGGGGCGGTGGAGGTGGAGACCGAATGA
- a CDS encoding 4Fe-4S dicluster domain-containing protein has translation MVEYRDQNAPPGGPYQWGMVIDLDRCTGCEACVVACKAENNIRIAGEDEAAQGRAVYWIRIERYWEGEYPNAQLKFMPVLCQHCGNAPCEPVCPVYASYHTPDGLNAQVYNRCVGVRYCGNNCPYTVRYFNWFEPHWDEPLNEQLNPDVTVRSVGVMEKCTFCVQRIRGAQQTAQKEGRRVKDGEVTPACVQSCPTEALVFGDRNDPESRVSKLAESDRGFGLLEELGTKPAITYLKRIK, from the coding sequence ATGGTGGAATATCGAGATCAGAATGCGCCGCCGGGAGGACCGTATCAATGGGGAATGGTGATCGACCTGGACCGCTGCACCGGCTGCGAAGCGTGCGTCGTCGCCTGCAAAGCGGAGAACAATATTCGGATCGCCGGGGAGGACGAAGCGGCCCAGGGGCGGGCGGTCTACTGGATTCGGATCGAGCGCTACTGGGAGGGGGAGTACCCGAACGCGCAGCTCAAGTTCATGCCGGTCCTCTGCCAGCATTGCGGCAACGCCCCGTGCGAGCCGGTCTGTCCGGTCTACGCCTCGTATCACACGCCGGACGGGCTCAACGCCCAGGTCTACAACCGCTGCGTCGGCGTCCGCTACTGCGGGAACAATTGCCCCTACACCGTCCGCTACTTCAACTGGTTCGAGCCGCACTGGGACGAGCCGCTCAACGAGCAGCTCAATCCCGACGTCACGGTCCGCTCGGTCGGCGTGATGGAAAAGTGCACCTTCTGCGTCCAGCGGATTCGGGGCGCGCAACAGACCGCCCAGAAAGAGGGTCGAAGGGTAAAAGACGGCGAGGTGACCCCGGCCTGCGTCCAGAGCTGTCCGACCGAGGCGCTCGTCTTCGGCGACCGGAACGACCCCGAAAGCCGGGTCTCCAAGCTCGCCGAGAGCGACCGCGGCTTCGGCCTGCTGGAAGAGCTCGGAACGAAGCCGGCGATTACGTATTTGAAGAGGATAAAATAA
- a CDS encoding c-type cytochrome, producing the protein MNVRSNPARAALLAGIALMMLGLPGCSEDMVEQPSFQPQEAPRLHSPEGSIPRKSRSVLISPPAETLDRVARGAALFDVNCAHCHGKVGLGDGPVARYLVLPPFNLQADQTQQRPAKEIYEIVTDGRVVMPAFKGVLSAEERWAVAYFVKSFGGDQG; encoded by the coding sequence ATGAACGTGCGCTCGAATCCCGCCCGCGCCGCGCTCCTTGCCGGGATCGCTTTGATGATGTTGGGCCTGCCGGGATGCTCGGAAGATATGGTCGAGCAGCCGTCGTTTCAGCCGCAGGAGGCCCCCCGCCTCCACTCCCCGGAGGGGAGCATCCCCCGGAAGAGCCGGTCGGTGCTGATCTCTCCTCCGGCGGAAACGCTCGATCGGGTCGCGCGGGGAGCGGCCCTCTTCGACGTCAACTGCGCCCACTGCCACGGGAAGGTCGGGTTGGGAGACGGCCCGGTCGCCCGTTATCTCGTCCTCCCCCCCTTCAATCTGCAGGCCGATCAGACGCAGCAGCGTCCGGCGAAGGAGATTTACGAGATCGTCACCGACGGACGGGTGGTGATGCCGGCCTTCAAAGGGGTCCTCTCGGCGGAGGAGCGATGGGCGGTGGCGTACTTCGTGAAATCGTTCGGGGGGGATCAAGGATAG